In Argonema galeatum A003/A1, one genomic interval encodes:
- a CDS encoding transposase: MTDQRADYDSPWKEVIEAYFPQFLEFFFPLAYAAIDWTRPYEFLDTELQQLEPDAEIGKCLVDKVAKVWLLDGEEVWVLVHVEVQGRYDVDFAKRMYIYNYRLFDRHQQRVISLAVLADERENWRPDRYGYELAGCRVSLEFPIAKLLDYETQWETLEQTTNPFGMVVMAHLRTKATPQNPESRLQWKLNLVRRLYDRGYSREDVVQLFRFIDWVMVLPKELASSFKQVARSYEEGNRMRYVTSIERLAKEEGIVETSRGHIIQFLQTRFAEVPNSIVDTLNGINDASVLQTLFTRSIAISSLAEFQEVLDEMALGK, from the coding sequence ATGACCGACCAACGCGCAGATTATGATAGTCCTTGGAAAGAAGTCATTGAGGCATATTTTCCGCAATTTTTGGAATTCTTTTTTCCTCTAGCTTATGCTGCGATCGACTGGACGCGACCTTACGAATTTTTGGACACCGAACTGCAACAGCTAGAACCAGATGCAGAAATTGGCAAGTGTCTGGTGGACAAGGTGGCTAAGGTTTGGTTGCTGGATGGCGAGGAAGTTTGGGTATTGGTTCACGTAGAGGTGCAAGGCCGCTATGATGTGGACTTTGCCAAGCGGATGTATATTTATAATTATCGATTGTTCGATCGCCACCAGCAACGGGTCATCAGTTTGGCGGTTTTAGCAGACGAACGGGAAAATTGGCGACCTGACCGCTACGGTTATGAATTGGCGGGATGTCGCGTCAGCTTGGAGTTTCCGATCGCCAAACTTTTGGACTACGAAACGCAATGGGAAACTTTAGAACAAACTACCAATCCCTTTGGGATGGTGGTGATGGCGCATTTGCGGACTAAGGCGACGCCACAAAACCCAGAGAGTCGTCTACAGTGGAAATTGAACCTAGTCAGACGGTTGTACGATCGGGGATATAGCCGCGAAGATGTGGTGCAATTGTTTCGGTTTATTGACTGGGTAATGGTTTTGCCAAAAGAATTGGCGTCTAGTTTTAAACAAGTAGCTAGAAGTTACGAGGAGGGTAATAGAATGCGTTATGTAACCAGTATTGAACGGCTGGCAAAAGAGGAAGGAATTGTTGAAACGAGTCGAGGTCATATTATTCAATTCCTACAGACGCGGTTTGCAGAAGTGCCAAATTCTATTGTCGATACCTTGAATGGGATAAACGATGCGTCTGTGTTGCAAACACTTTTTACTAGATCGATCGCAATTAGTTCTTTGGCAGAATTTCAGGAAGTTTTAGATGAGATGGCGTTAGGGAAATAA
- a CDS encoding ABC-F family ATP-binding cassette domain-containing protein → MLRLEHISKIYPTGEVLKDVNWEVKPGDRIGLVGVNGAGKSTQLKIIAGEIEPTAGEIIRPASLHIAYLSQEFEVDPTRTVKEESWRAFAEANEVHEALSQVHRDLEASTPEALDKLIHKMDKLQRQFEALDGYGLEAQIDKILPELGFEPGDTDRLVSAFSGGWQMRMSLGKILLQKPDILLLDEPTNHLDLETIEWLETYLKGLNTPMVIVSHDREFLDRLCTQIVETERGVSNTYLGNYSAYLQQKAEAQDAQLSAYERQQKELEKQQAFVDRFRASATRSTQAKSREKQLDKIEKIEAPTGSLRTLHFRFPPAPRSGREVVEIKELVHTYDDKILFLGAELLIERGDRIAFLGPNGAGKSTVLRLIMGMEKPTQGKVELGAHNVIPGYFEQNQAEALDLSKTVMDTIHDEVPDWKNEEVRTLLGRFLFSGDTVFKPVGALSGGEKARLALAKMLLRPANLLILDEPTNHLDIPAKEMLEESLQNYDGTAIIVSHDRYFISQVANKIVEIREGEFRVYLGDYHYYLDKIAEEKEQAKLAVIEAEKAAKKAAKDSAKKAAAKRK, encoded by the coding sequence ATGCTGCGACTCGAACATATCAGTAAAATCTATCCTACCGGCGAAGTCCTTAAAGATGTCAACTGGGAAGTCAAACCAGGCGATCGCATCGGCTTAGTCGGCGTCAACGGTGCGGGTAAATCTACCCAACTAAAAATTATAGCAGGCGAAATCGAACCGACCGCAGGCGAAATCATCCGTCCCGCCAGTTTGCACATCGCCTACCTCAGCCAAGAATTTGAAGTAGACCCCACCCGCACCGTCAAAGAAGAATCATGGCGTGCTTTTGCAGAAGCGAACGAAGTACACGAAGCACTTTCGCAAGTCCATCGCGATCTGGAAGCCTCTACGCCAGAAGCCTTAGATAAACTTATCCATAAAATGGATAAACTACAGCGGCAATTTGAAGCTTTAGACGGTTACGGTTTGGAAGCACAAATTGATAAAATCTTACCAGAACTGGGATTTGAACCAGGAGATACCGATCGTCTCGTCAGCGCTTTTAGTGGTGGCTGGCAAATGCGGATGAGTTTAGGCAAAATTCTCCTGCAAAAACCCGATATTTTGCTACTGGACGAACCGACTAACCACCTAGATTTAGAAACTATTGAGTGGTTGGAAACTTACCTGAAAGGTTTAAACACCCCAATGGTAATTGTCTCCCACGACCGAGAATTTCTCGACCGCCTCTGCACTCAAATTGTTGAAACAGAACGAGGGGTTTCCAATACTTACCTTGGTAACTATTCTGCCTATTTACAACAAAAAGCTGAGGCGCAAGACGCACAACTATCCGCATACGAACGTCAGCAAAAAGAACTAGAAAAACAGCAAGCTTTTGTAGACAGATTCCGCGCTAGCGCCACCCGCAGTACCCAAGCCAAAAGCCGCGAGAAACAATTAGACAAAATAGAGAAGATTGAAGCACCAACAGGTTCTTTACGAACTCTGCACTTCCGCTTTCCCCCAGCACCCCGCAGCGGACGCGAAGTGGTAGAAATTAAAGAGTTGGTGCATACTTACGATGATAAAATTCTGTTTTTGGGAGCCGAATTGTTAATTGAAAGGGGCGATCGCATCGCATTTCTCGGCCCCAACGGTGCTGGCAAATCTACTGTCCTACGCCTGATTATGGGTATGGAAAAGCCTACACAAGGTAAAGTAGAATTAGGCGCTCACAATGTTATTCCCGGTTACTTTGAACAAAATCAAGCTGAAGCTTTAGATTTGTCCAAAACTGTCATGGATACTATCCATGATGAAGTACCTGATTGGAAAAATGAAGAAGTTCGCACCCTGTTAGGTCGTTTCCTATTTAGTGGCGATACAGTGTTTAAACCAGTTGGAGCTTTAAGTGGTGGTGAAAAAGCACGTCTCGCTTTAGCTAAAATGCTTTTGCGTCCAGCCAATTTACTAATATTGGATGAGCCGACTAACCACTTGGATATTCCAGCCAAAGAAATGTTGGAAGAATCACTGCAAAACTATGATGGTACGGCAATTATAGTTTCGCACGACCGCTATTTTATCTCCCAAGTAGCTAACAAAATTGTCGAAATTCGCGAGGGCGAATTTCGCGTTTATCTAGGAGATTATCATTACTATTTGGATAAGATTGCCGAAGAAAAAGAACAGGCAAAATTAGCAGTAATTGAGGCCGAAAAAGCGGCTAAAAAAGCAGCTAAAGACTCTGCCAAAAAAGCAGCCGCCAAACGCAAATAA
- a CDS encoding DUF4394 domain-containing protein, with translation MKLNRLSAIISTLTLATMFNLLSVVKPATAGTLTLFGLDDKNTLFSFGASDPTATSSIGVTGVDGTLLGIDFRPANGLLYGLADSNKIYTIDTSTGAATFVSTLSTSFTAGLKSGFDFNPVPDRLRLVGTNEQNLRTNVDTGAVITDGTLAYGAGDINAGADPNITAAAYTNSFKGAIATQLYGIDSDLDTLVLQNPPNNGTLTTIGSLGFDFDETGGFDIFTADGVNTAIAASNSNLYSVDLSTGATTALGIIGSGDIKIVGLAATSVPEPGTVGALIGFGAFGLLSGYRRRAKSLS, from the coding sequence ATGAAACTAAACAGACTTAGCGCAATCATCAGCACGCTGACTCTAGCAACGATGTTCAATTTACTCAGCGTCGTCAAGCCTGCAACTGCTGGCACCCTAACGCTGTTTGGTCTGGACGACAAAAATACTCTATTTTCCTTCGGTGCTTCCGATCCTACTGCCACTAGCAGTATTGGGGTCACCGGGGTTGACGGCACTTTGCTAGGTATCGATTTTCGTCCAGCCAACGGTCTGCTCTACGGTCTAGCGGACAGCAATAAAATCTACACAATTGACACCAGTACTGGTGCTGCTACTTTCGTGAGTACCCTTTCCACTAGCTTCACCGCCGGACTGAAGTCAGGATTTGATTTTAACCCAGTACCCGATCGCTTGCGGCTTGTCGGTACAAATGAGCAAAACCTCCGCACCAACGTGGATACTGGTGCGGTAATTACTGATGGAACTTTAGCCTATGGAGCTGGGGATATCAACGCCGGGGCAGATCCAAATATTACCGCTGCGGCTTACACTAATTCCTTCAAGGGTGCGATCGCAACCCAACTGTACGGTATTGACTCCGACCTCGACACATTAGTTCTGCAAAACCCACCTAACAATGGCACCCTGACGACGATCGGTTCTCTGGGCTTCGACTTCGACGAGACAGGAGGGTTTGATATTTTTACGGCTGATGGAGTGAATACTGCGATCGCCGCCTCCAACTCGAACCTATACAGCGTCGATTTGTCCACAGGTGCTACTACTGCACTGGGCATTATCGGTAGCGGTGACATAAAGATTGTCGGACTCGCGGCTACTTCCGTTCCTGAACCTGGGACTGTTGGCGCTTTGATCGGTTTCGGTGCTTTTGGTTTACTAAGTGGCTACCGTCGTCGCGCCAAGTCGCTGAGTTAG
- the gpmI gene encoding 2,3-bisphosphoglycerate-independent phosphoglycerate mutase: MAQAPVSPVVLIILDGWGYREETDGNAIAAANTPVMDSLWAAYPHTLLRTSGKAVGLPEGQMGNSEVGHLNIGAGRVVPQELVRISDALEDGTLLSNPALVKVCQEVRNKGSKLHLMGLCSEGGVHSHLSHLLGLLDLAKAQQIADVCIHAITDGRDTSPKEGIEAIQKIQDRIDQIGVGRIVTISGRYYAMDRDRRWDRVKKAYDIMTQDGSGDDRSALEVLLASYAEDVNDEFVIPTRIAPGAVESGDGIIFFNFRPDRARELCSALVSPAFNGFEREQIRPLSFVTFTQYESDLPVLVAFEPQNLSNLLGQVISDRGLKQFRTAETEKYAHVTYFFNGGLEEPFEGEDREMVQSPMVATYDRAPVMSAEPLTEVVLQAIEKHIYSLIVINYANPDMVGHTGQWEPTIKALETVDRCLGRLIESINKAGGTAIIIADHGNAECMWDEQGNPWTAHTTNPVPFILVEGEGLKIPGYGTEVSLRSDGRLADVAPTILEILRLPQPPEMTGVSILAPSEYQVKANRTPVRLSL; the protein is encoded by the coding sequence ATGGCCCAAGCGCCTGTCTCTCCAGTGGTGCTAATAATCCTAGATGGCTGGGGTTACCGTGAAGAAACCGACGGTAACGCCATAGCCGCTGCCAACACACCCGTGATGGATAGCCTCTGGGCAGCCTATCCCCACACCCTGCTTCGCACCTCCGGGAAAGCAGTAGGGTTGCCAGAAGGCCAAATGGGCAACTCCGAAGTGGGGCATCTCAATATCGGCGCTGGGCGGGTTGTACCGCAAGAATTAGTTCGCATCTCAGATGCCTTGGAAGATGGCACCTTACTGTCCAACCCAGCGTTAGTGAAAGTTTGCCAAGAAGTTCGGAATAAGGGTAGTAAGCTGCATCTCATGGGATTGTGTTCCGAAGGTGGCGTGCATTCCCATTTAAGTCATCTGCTAGGATTGCTAGATCTAGCCAAAGCACAACAAATTGCCGATGTTTGCATTCACGCCATCACCGATGGTCGGGATACCAGCCCAAAAGAAGGCATTGAAGCAATCCAAAAAATTCAAGACCGCATAGACCAAATTGGAGTAGGGCGCATAGTCACCATCAGCGGTCGCTACTACGCGATGGATAGAGACCGCCGCTGGGACAGAGTTAAAAAAGCCTACGATATAATGACCCAAGATGGTTCGGGAGACGATCGTTCTGCGCTCGAAGTATTGCTGGCCTCCTACGCGGAAGACGTAAACGATGAATTCGTCATCCCCACCAGGATTGCCCCTGGAGCCGTGGAATCAGGCGATGGCATCATCTTCTTTAACTTCCGGCCCGATCGAGCCAGAGAACTCTGTAGCGCCTTAGTCAGTCCCGCATTTAACGGCTTTGAAAGAGAGCAAATCCGCCCCCTGAGTTTTGTTACCTTTACCCAGTACGAGTCAGACTTGCCCGTATTAGTAGCTTTCGAGCCGCAGAATCTCAGCAACCTGCTCGGACAAGTGATTTCCGATCGCGGATTAAAGCAGTTCCGCACCGCCGAAACCGAGAAATACGCCCACGTCACCTACTTTTTCAACGGTGGTCTTGAAGAACCGTTTGAGGGAGAAGACCGGGAGATGGTGCAGAGTCCGATGGTGGCCACATACGATCGGGCCCCGGTGATGTCAGCCGAACCGCTAACAGAAGTGGTGTTACAGGCAATTGAAAAACACATTTACTCCCTGATCGTAATCAACTACGCCAACCCGGACATGGTGGGGCACACCGGCCAATGGGAACCCACCATTAAAGCCCTGGAAACCGTAGACCGATGTTTGGGACGCCTAATAGAGAGCATTAACAAGGCTGGAGGAACTGCAATTATCATCGCCGACCACGGTAACGCCGAATGTATGTGGGATGAGCAAGGAAACCCCTGGACGGCTCACACAACTAACCCAGTTCCCTTTATCCTAGTGGAAGGAGAAGGTCTGAAAATCCCCGGATACGGTACGGAAGTAAGCCTGCGAAGCGATGGCCGTCTAGCAGATGTTGCTCCCACCATCCTGGAAATTTTAAGGCTGCCTCAGCCACCTGAGATGACGGGCGTTTCCATCTTGGCACCCTCTGAATATCAAGTTAAAGCCAATCGGACACCCGTTCGACTTTCCCTATAA
- the secG gene encoding preprotein translocase subunit SecG, which translates to MTIVKVVEVIWSLSALGLIILVLLHSPKGDGIGAIGGQAQLFSSTKSAEITLNRVTWALTVIFMGLTVVLSAHLLPQ; encoded by the coding sequence ATGACCATTGTCAAAGTCGTAGAAGTTATCTGGTCCTTGTCTGCTTTAGGTCTAATTATTTTAGTGCTGCTGCACAGTCCCAAAGGAGATGGGATTGGGGCTATAGGCGGCCAAGCGCAGTTGTTTAGCAGTACCAAAAGTGCAGAAATAACACTAAACCGGGTTACCTGGGCACTTACGGTGATTTTTATGGGTTTAACTGTGGTTTTGAGCGCCCATTTGTTACCGCAATAG